A DNA window from Fragaria vesca subsp. vesca linkage group LG3, FraVesHawaii_1.0, whole genome shotgun sequence contains the following coding sequences:
- the LOC101295499 gene encoding ER membrane protein complex subunit 8/9 homolog yields MGGELRYEIAQNAYIKLVLHALKHKTSAVNGILLGRVSPQNDVVEITDSVPLFHSQLGLLPQLEISLILIEEHFAAKGVSIVGYFHANERFDDQELGSLAKNVGDHIYRYLPQAAVLLLDNKKLAALSKTKDRSPVVQLYTKDASRIWKLVGSDGNQLTMKEPSANVVLLDHISTEKWQDVVDFDDHLDDISKDWLNPELFK; encoded by the exons ATGGGCGGCGAGTTACGCTACGAGATCGCACAGAACGCGTACATAAAGCTCGTACTCCACGCCCTCAAGCACAAGACCTCCGCCGTCAACGGCATCCTACTCGGCCGCGTTTCCCCTCAAAACGACGTCGTCGAGATCACCGACTCCGTCCCTCTCTTCCACTCCCAGCTCGGCCTCCTCCCCCAGCTCGAGATCTCCCTCATCCTC ATTGAGGAGCATTTCGCTGCGAAAGGAGTGAGCATTGTCGGGTACTTCCACGCGAACGAGAGGTTTGATGATCAGGAGCTTGGGAGCCTGGCCAAGAATGTTGGCGATCACATTTATCGCTACCTTCCTCAAGCTGCGGTGCTCTTG TTAGATAACAAGAAGCTTGCAGCTTTGTCAAAAACTAAGGACCGGAGCCCCGTGGTTCAG CTTTACACGAAAGATGCTTCTAGGATTTGGAAATTAGTTGGATCAGATGGAAATCAGTTGACAATGAAGGAGCCCTCAGCCAATGTTGTTCTATTGGATCACATTTCAACTGAAAAATGGCAGGATGTTGTAGATTTTGATGATCACCTTGATGACATTAGCAA GGATTGGCTGAACCCAGAGCTCTTCAAGTAA
- the LOC101292005 gene encoding pentatricopeptide repeat-containing protein At2g29760, chloroplastic-like encodes MILNLYALCGEVRDARKMFDKMPQRDVVTWNTMMTVLVKRGDVEEAYDLFLRMPERNVRSWTLMISGFVQRGKPKEAVRVFLEMEEAGVRANEVTVVAVLAACADLGDLDLGRRVHEYSSRSGFGRNVWICNTLIEMYVKCGCLEDARRVFDAMKDRTVVSWSAMISGLAMHGQAEEALRLFSNMVEIGMDPNHVTFVGLLHACSHMGFVDKGREFFERMTADYGIVPRIEHYGCMVDLLSRAGLLQEAYEFIMNMPIKPNGVVWGALLGGCKVHRNIELAEVATKHLAELDPLNDGYYIVLSNIYAEAQRWEEVASVRKLMRDRGVKKTPGWSSITVDGVVHEFVAGDEAHPHAEEINQMWEKLLERMRMKGYVPNTSVVLLDMEEEQKEKFLSRHSEKLALVFGLIKTKPGTPIRIMKNLRVCEDCHAALKLVSEIAEREIVVRDRNRFHCFKNGYCSCRDYW; translated from the coding sequence ATGATTCTGAATTTGTATGCGTTATGTGGGGAAGTTAGGGATGCACGGAAGATGTTCGATAAAATGCCGCAGAGAGATGTTGTGACGTGGAATACAATGATGACTGTGTTGGTGAAGAGAGGTGATGTAGAGGAAGCTTATGATTTGTTTTTGAGGATGCCGGAGAGGAATGTGAGGTCATGGACGTTGATGATTTCGGGGTTTGTGCAGCGCGGTAAGCCCAAGGAGGCGGTTCGTGTGTTTTTGGAGATGGAGGAGGCTGGTGTGAGGGCGAATGAGGTGACTGTGGTGGCGGTTCTCGCGGCGTGTGCTGATTTGGGGGACTTGGATTTGGGTAGGAGAGTTCATGAGTACTCGAGCCGGAGTGGGTTTGGAAGAAATGTTTGGATTTGCAATACTCTGATTGAGATGTATGTGAAATGTGGATGCTTGGAGGATGCACGTAGGGTGTTTGATGCGATGAAAGATCGAACGGTTGTGTCGTGGTCGGCTATGATTTCGGGGCTGGCCATGCATGGACAGGCTGAGGAAGCTTTGAGGCTTTTCTCTAACATGGTTGAGATAGGGATGGATCCAAATCATGTAACTTTTGTTGGACTCTTGCATGCTTGTAGCCACATGGGGTTTGTAGACAAGGGCCGTGAGTTCTTCGAAAGAATGACTGCAGATTATGGAATAGTTCCGAGAATTGAGCATTATGGTTGTATGGTTGATCTTTTAAGTCGGGCAGGGCTCCTTCAAGAGGCTTACGAGTTCATAATGAACATGCCTATAAAACCGAATGGTGTTGTGTGGGGAGCTCTCCTTGGTGGATGCAAAGTTCACAGAAACATTGAACTGGCTGAAGTGGCAACTAAGCACCTTGCTGAACTTGATCCACTGAATGATGGATACTACATTGTTTTGTCGAACATTTATGCAGAGGCACAACGGTGGGAAGAAGTGGCGAGTGTGAGAAAGCTAATGAGGGATCGAGGGGTGAAGAAGACACCTGGGTGGAGTTCAATCACAGTAGATGGGGTGGTTCATGAGTTTGTTGCTGGGGATGAAGCCCATCCTCACGCTGAGGAGATCAACCAAATGTGGGAGAAACTACTTGAAAGAATGAGGATGAAGGGTTATGTGCCCAATACTTCAGTTGTTCTACTAGACATGGAAGAGGAACAGAAGGAGAAATTTCTCAGTCGCCATAGCGAGAAATTAGCCCTGGTTTTTGGGCTGATCAAAACAAAGCCTGGAACACCAATTCGAATTATGAAGAATCTTCGTGTTTGTGAGGACTGTCATGCTGCTTTGAAACTTGTATCAGAAATTGCGGAGAGAGAGATAGTTGTGCGTGACCGAAACAGGTTCCATTGTTTCAAAAATGGTTATTGTTCCTGCAGGGATTACTGGTAG